The Sorangiineae bacterium MSr11367 genome window below encodes:
- a CDS encoding EamA family transporter, whose amino-acid sequence MSRRSIPPHVFFLCSALFHYLGPAFAVLLFAQIHPLGVAWLRIASAGAVFALWRRPWRFVNRTIVALGVVLAAMNVCFYLAISRLPLGTVGAIEFLGPIALAAAGARTRRNLLALALATAGVYALTRVRLAGDPLAYLFAFANCALFVLYVVLGHRIAARSGIDRLGAAMLVAMVVALPLGIRDAMPAFHSPTLLGAAIGVGISSSVIPYVCDQLAMARLPRSTFALLLALLPATATVVGLLALQQVPTAQDLTGVALIITGVALHQSLPREQENACSTHELEHPV is encoded by the coding sequence GTGAGTCGAAGAAGCATTCCTCCGCACGTTTTCTTTCTGTGCAGCGCGCTGTTTCATTACCTGGGGCCTGCGTTTGCCGTTCTCTTGTTCGCCCAGATCCATCCGCTCGGTGTGGCGTGGCTGCGCATTGCCAGCGCAGGCGCGGTCTTCGCGTTATGGCGGCGTCCCTGGCGTTTCGTAAATAGGACCATCGTCGCGCTGGGTGTCGTTCTGGCGGCCATGAACGTGTGCTTTTACCTGGCCATCTCCCGCCTTCCCTTGGGCACGGTGGGCGCGATCGAGTTTCTCGGTCCCATCGCGCTGGCCGCCGCCGGGGCGCGAACGCGGCGCAACCTGCTGGCCCTCGCGCTGGCCACGGCCGGCGTTTACGCGCTGACCCGCGTTCGGCTTGCCGGCGATCCCCTCGCCTACCTGTTCGCGTTCGCGAATTGCGCGCTCTTCGTGCTGTACGTGGTGCTCGGCCATCGCATCGCGGCGCGCAGCGGGATCGACCGACTGGGGGCAGCCATGCTCGTGGCCATGGTGGTCGCATTGCCGCTGGGGATCCGCGATGCGATGCCAGCCTTTCACAGTCCGACGTTGCTCGGCGCGGCCATCGGTGTGGGCATCTCGTCATCGGTCATCCCCTACGTGTGCGATCAACTGGCCATGGCGCGGCTTCCGCGGTCGACGTTTGCGCTGCTGCTCGCCTTGCTGCCTGCAACCGCAACGGTGGTGGGGCTGCTCGCATTGCAGCAGGTGCCCACGGCTCAGGACCTGACGGGGGTGGCATTGATCATCACCGGGGTGGCCCTACATCAATCCCTGCCACGGGAACAGGAGAATGCATGCAGTACGCACGAATTGGAACATCCGGTCTGA
- a CDS encoding Lrp/AsnC family transcriptional regulator: protein MSLKTLNLARDPCNAELLRLLQGDPRMSVSELARRVGMSAPAVKERVQRLEDAGIIKGYRLELDPAALGLPITIYVRVRPAPGKLPKVADLARSMPQVVECHRITGEDCFIMKIHIDALENLDRILDRFLAHGQTTTSIVQSSPVPLRPPPLPPST, encoded by the coding sequence TTGAGCCTAAAAACCTTGAACCTGGCCCGCGATCCCTGCAACGCGGAGCTTCTTCGGCTCCTGCAGGGCGACCCGCGCATGTCGGTTTCGGAGCTCGCCCGGCGCGTGGGCATGTCCGCCCCGGCGGTGAAGGAGCGCGTTCAGCGTCTGGAGGACGCCGGCATCATCAAAGGCTACCGCCTGGAGCTCGACCCCGCGGCGTTGGGACTGCCCATTACCATCTACGTGCGGGTGCGGCCGGCACCGGGAAAACTTCCCAAGGTGGCCGACCTTGCACGCTCGATGCCGCAGGTCGTCGAGTGCCACCGCATCACGGGGGAGGACTGCTTCATCATGAAGATCCACATCGATGCACTGGAGAACCTGGACCGTATCCTCGATCGGTTTCTGGCCCATGGCCAAACCACAACATCGATAGTGCAATCATCTCCCGTGCCATTGCGTCCGCCGCCTTTGCCGCCCTCCACTTAA
- a CDS encoding zinc-dependent metalloprotease, with product MSLARTFRGVHLSLALVAPAVVVAAGCAQTTDSSITESNELSQGDAFVAIDRPLPAAAQGLMTQSVPSTDTPRSFYVAINRKELGQRYFLTAYVKDYFPGTVGAFAAASLGVRVVTFREQNGKLFVFDASNNYATSDTFDPSLIVEAYPIVKSNSFDELAGSHNYVLFDPAAGLNRFGVLSDAFGQGSQPAHFQIDLAFLQKFRKLSDGVTFEEVFTGFSDDVALNASGGLEPNRFKASGTLGLSLRRYQESPDYVASPLPAKEFYFRSDRHSVKNTGTTSQTPVKWNIHPGGKPITWLLSNHFLKLKDNPVYAPYDILGAVKHGVEGWNQVFGFKALEAKVASADDSFADDDKNYLVFDADPTYGFAFADWRSNPNTGEIRGASVYFNGVWLTSLSAFFDDPPAPGPVAPRLDIGSPAHAPIPGLSWGDFRSDPSCVLWAPTAAELQEAEQAAGALPPLTKKQKFEAYISHVISHEIGHTLGLRHNFKGSLEPISSTVMDYNLTQDRARIGDPLPYDYAAIKYLYGLSNEAPTQRFCTDPDVLVDPECSRFDFGANPLADDATPGYNTALNGFLSGSVGAPPGNILNRLLKWIRGGTAAQHLQAWNVALGPLKVPADPTKVATIPGYAARVDQATSLLFSRLYLDAASLRGDTRNGGAFLADPPFDAQVTPLIIAELKANLVNVDSIRSYPTRRTAVAVLKKLQLTAALSALVDARATIQAARPGLSGDDAVLTDELLSRIDTAVTNYFN from the coding sequence ATGTCGCTCGCTCGAACGTTCCGTGGGGTCCATTTGTCGCTGGCGCTCGTAGCGCCAGCCGTCGTCGTTGCCGCCGGATGCGCGCAAACGACCGATTCTTCGATCACAGAATCCAATGAGCTCTCGCAGGGCGACGCATTCGTTGCCATAGATCGGCCGCTGCCCGCGGCGGCGCAGGGGCTTATGACGCAGTCGGTGCCGAGCACCGACACGCCGCGTTCCTTTTACGTGGCCATCAACCGGAAGGAGCTCGGGCAGCGGTATTTCCTTACGGCCTACGTCAAAGATTACTTTCCCGGTACCGTCGGTGCCTTCGCCGCCGCGTCACTCGGTGTGCGTGTGGTCACCTTCCGGGAGCAAAACGGAAAGCTCTTCGTCTTCGATGCATCGAACAATTACGCCACCAGCGATACATTCGACCCATCGTTGATCGTCGAGGCGTACCCCATCGTAAAGTCGAATAGCTTCGATGAGCTCGCTGGCTCGCACAATTACGTTCTTTTCGATCCCGCCGCAGGCTTGAACCGCTTTGGCGTGCTGTCGGACGCATTCGGCCAGGGCTCTCAGCCCGCGCATTTCCAGATCGATTTGGCGTTTTTGCAGAAGTTCCGCAAGCTTTCGGACGGCGTTACCTTCGAGGAGGTGTTCACGGGCTTCAGCGACGACGTGGCGCTGAACGCCAGCGGCGGGCTCGAACCGAATCGGTTCAAGGCGTCGGGCACCTTGGGGCTTTCGCTCCGCCGCTACCAAGAGAGCCCGGATTACGTGGCTTCGCCGCTTCCCGCGAAGGAATTCTATTTCCGTAGCGATCGGCACTCCGTCAAAAACACGGGGACCACGTCGCAAACGCCGGTGAAATGGAACATTCACCCCGGTGGAAAGCCGATCACCTGGCTCCTGTCCAATCACTTCCTCAAGTTGAAGGACAATCCGGTTTACGCGCCGTACGACATCCTGGGGGCCGTCAAACACGGTGTCGAGGGATGGAACCAGGTGTTCGGCTTCAAGGCGCTCGAGGCCAAGGTGGCCAGCGCCGACGATTCGTTTGCCGACGACGACAAGAACTACCTCGTCTTCGACGCCGACCCCACGTACGGATTCGCCTTTGCCGATTGGCGATCCAATCCGAACACCGGCGAAATCCGCGGTGCGAGCGTGTACTTCAACGGCGTTTGGCTGACCTCCCTCAGCGCGTTCTTCGACGATCCGCCCGCACCCGGTCCGGTCGCCCCGCGGCTGGACATTGGGTCGCCCGCGCATGCGCCCATCCCCGGGCTCTCGTGGGGCGATTTCCGCAGCGATCCGTCGTGCGTGCTCTGGGCCCCCACGGCTGCGGAGCTGCAGGAGGCCGAGCAGGCCGCGGGGGCGCTGCCGCCGCTCACCAAGAAGCAGAAGTTCGAGGCGTACATCTCGCACGTGATTTCGCACGAGATCGGCCACACCTTGGGCCTGCGTCACAACTTCAAAGGTTCGCTCGAGCCCATCTCGTCGACGGTGATGGATTACAACCTGACCCAGGATCGCGCGCGGATCGGCGACCCGCTGCCCTACGACTACGCGGCCATCAAATACCTGTACGGGCTCTCGAACGAAGCGCCCACGCAGCGGTTCTGCACGGACCCCGACGTGCTCGTCGATCCCGAGTGCTCGCGGTTCGACTTCGGGGCAAACCCGCTCGCCGATGACGCGACGCCCGGCTACAACACGGCGTTGAACGGCTTCCTCAGCGGCTCCGTGGGCGCGCCGCCGGGCAACATTCTGAACCGGCTCCTCAAATGGATCCGCGGTGGGACGGCTGCGCAGCACCTGCAAGCGTGGAACGTCGCCCTCGGGCCGCTCAAGGTCCCCGCCGACCCCACCAAGGTCGCCACCATTCCGGGGTACGCTGCGCGTGTGGATCAGGCGACGAGCCTTCTCTTCTCGCGTCTTTACCTGGATGCAGCCTCGCTCCGCGGGGATACGCGCAATGGCGGCGCCTTCCTCGCCGACCCGCCGTTCGATGCGCAGGTCACCCCGCTGATCATTGCCGAGTTGAAGGCAAACCTCGTCAATGTCGATTCGATTCGCTCGTACCCCACACGCCGCACGGCGGTGGCCGTCCTGAAGAAGCTGCAACTCACGGCGGCGCTCAGCGCGCTCGTCGACGCGCGCGCGACCATTCAGGCCGCGCGCCCGGGCTTGAGCGGAGACGATGCCGTCCTGACGGACGAACTCCTCTCCCGCATCGACACCGCCGTGACGAACTACTTCAATTAG
- a CDS encoding protein kinase — protein MMTAGRETDSDDSEQGSATFGKYQLFAKLGSGGMAEVFLAVARGPMGFNKLTVIKRLRASVSEQGHVVDMFLNEARLAARLAHPNIVHTYEVGEHEGTYFIAMEYLEGQSLNRVAHANEIHHQISSVMWARIIADALSGLHNAHELRDYDGAPFDLVHRDISPQNIFLTYTGETKIVDFGIAKAVNTEQTEAGVLKGKVRYMAPEQALGRVDRRSDLFSMGIVLWEMLAQRRLFEDQPAKILTDLVRRDPIMRLSSVCPDIDPMLDGIVAKALEKDASKRYQTAAEMREALEAYIRRTGEVIREVTIERAMMAMFQERKEAIAKQVYTFMAAVLPPDGDISSVANAHSETDMGSPGTHSQFKRQSGVTRLHDGTARTPVQEVTTLTDAGSKSSVEISVSRGFRAALVTIGLLLAACVGLLLILVGGREMLRTNNVVHEAPSPPPVAQPAAQAKIIVPVSLTTDPAGAIVDWNGSPVGRTPARIDLPPGRQTLIVTKDGYVPATLVVDLESGSTDVTRQLTLVPTAKPTPAVVNNPPPPARARSAARQVPNGGQVTASATAPPPPSATQIPSSKVKVLEDDDPKTKVLE, from the coding sequence ATGATGACTGCAGGGAGGGAAACGGACTCCGACGACTCGGAGCAGGGGTCCGCTACATTCGGAAAGTATCAGCTCTTTGCGAAGCTCGGCAGCGGCGGCATGGCGGAGGTTTTTCTCGCAGTAGCCCGCGGCCCGATGGGTTTCAACAAACTCACGGTCATCAAGCGGCTGCGCGCATCGGTCTCCGAACAGGGTCACGTGGTGGACATGTTTCTGAACGAGGCGCGCCTGGCCGCGCGGCTCGCGCACCCGAACATCGTTCACACGTACGAGGTCGGAGAACACGAGGGCACGTACTTCATCGCCATGGAGTACCTCGAGGGACAGTCGCTCAATCGCGTGGCGCACGCCAATGAGATCCATCACCAGATTTCGTCCGTGATGTGGGCGCGCATCATCGCCGACGCGCTGAGCGGCCTTCACAATGCGCACGAGCTGCGCGATTACGACGGTGCGCCGTTCGATCTGGTTCATCGTGACATCTCGCCGCAGAATATTTTTCTCACGTACACCGGCGAGACGAAGATCGTCGACTTCGGCATTGCGAAGGCGGTCAATACCGAACAGACGGAGGCCGGTGTTCTCAAGGGCAAGGTCCGATACATGGCGCCCGAGCAAGCCCTGGGCAGGGTGGATCGGCGCTCGGATCTCTTCTCCATGGGCATCGTGCTCTGGGAGATGCTCGCCCAGAGGCGGTTGTTCGAGGACCAACCCGCCAAGATCCTGACGGACCTGGTGCGGCGCGACCCGATCATGCGCCTTTCGTCCGTGTGCCCCGACATCGATCCCATGTTGGACGGGATCGTAGCCAAGGCCTTGGAGAAAGATGCGTCCAAGCGATACCAAACCGCAGCGGAGATGCGGGAAGCGCTGGAGGCGTACATCCGGCGTACGGGGGAGGTCATCCGCGAGGTGACCATCGAGCGCGCCATGATGGCGATGTTCCAAGAGCGCAAGGAGGCGATCGCCAAGCAGGTGTACACCTTCATGGCGGCGGTGTTGCCGCCCGACGGGGATATCTCGTCGGTGGCGAACGCGCACTCCGAGACGGACATGGGTTCGCCGGGGACGCACTCGCAATTCAAGCGGCAGTCCGGGGTGACCCGATTGCACGACGGCACCGCACGCACCCCCGTGCAAGAGGTGACCACGCTCACCGATGCCGGATCGAAAAGCTCGGTGGAGATCTCCGTGTCGCGCGGCTTTCGTGCGGCGTTGGTCACCATCGGCCTTTTGCTCGCCGCATGCGTGGGGCTCCTCCTCATATTGGTCGGCGGGCGCGAGATGCTCCGGACCAACAATGTGGTGCACGAAGCTCCATCGCCCCCACCGGTTGCGCAGCCTGCAGCGCAGGCGAAGATCATCGTGCCGGTCTCGCTGACCACCGACCCAGCCGGTGCCATCGTCGATTGGAATGGCTCACCCGTCGGCCGCACACCCGCGCGCATCGATCTGCCGCCGGGCCGGCAGACCTTGATCGTGACCAAAGACGGATACGTCCCAGCGACCCTGGTGGTCGATCTGGAGTCGGGGTCCACGGATGTCACGCGGCAGCTCACCTTGGTGCCAACGGCGAAGCCTACGCCGGCGGTCGTGAACAATCCGCCGCCGCCGGCGCGCGCCCGAAGTGCTGCGCGTCAGGTTCCCAACGGGGGGCAAGTCACCGCCTCGGCAACGGCGCCGCCTCCCCCCAGCGCGACGCAAATTCCAAGCAGCAAGGTGAAGGTTCTCGAGGACGACGATCCGAAAACCAAGGTGCTCGAATAG
- a CDS encoding fatty acyl-AMP ligase: MNHVQNRSFESIVRRFQSHVAKHPEHVALRYLVTGDHDGPSRTWDYATLDERARTIAARLGDRRGDSQPVLLLYPTGLEFAAALLACFYAGVPAVATGAPDPARLKRLLPRLVSIVQDSGARMVLTDDATALAARALLADAPEFVDLDWVATDDLQWASFHRMATLSSESLALLQYTSGSTGTPKGVMVTHGNIVAQAMALEKAYLHSMPARWVGWLPLFHDMGLMANLLQSWWTGGELTLMSPEAFLQRPMRWLRAISAFRATRSGGPNFAFALCAQKAKSEDLTGLDLSSLACMITGAEPVRAPSLEAFAQAFESFGFRKETFAPCYGSAEGTLFITGPDANVRPQEGRFRAHDLEIDHRASRARPGDSSAISLMACGVPHHGLTTVRVVDPNTHREMPEGQVGEIWLRGLTISPGYWHRPELTETSFGGRLDGDDAEAYFRTGDLGFWLDGQLYPCTRISDLVVLHGRYLFPHDLEESLERAHPAIRPGCTAAFTIHSEEHGDGLAVVAELDPARMAGDGMDCTHDMVASEIRRALALEHQVRPDVLVFIEPRTLPKTSSGKVQREQCRADLLAKRLREIHREDALSAPDSTVSGKPAAHRAVA, from the coding sequence ATGAATCATGTCCAAAATCGATCGTTCGAATCCATCGTCAGACGCTTTCAATCGCACGTCGCGAAGCATCCCGAACACGTTGCTCTTCGATACTTGGTGACCGGCGACCACGATGGTCCGTCACGCACGTGGGATTACGCCACGCTGGATGAACGTGCGCGCACCATCGCCGCACGACTCGGTGACCGGCGTGGCGATTCGCAACCCGTGTTGCTGCTCTATCCAACGGGGCTCGAATTCGCGGCCGCCCTGCTCGCGTGCTTCTACGCGGGCGTTCCCGCCGTGGCGACGGGCGCGCCCGATCCGGCTCGTCTCAAGCGACTCCTCCCTCGCTTGGTCAGTATCGTCCAAGACAGTGGCGCGCGAATGGTGTTGACGGACGACGCCACGGCGTTGGCAGCCAGGGCGCTTCTCGCCGACGCTCCCGAGTTCGTCGACCTTGACTGGGTGGCCACGGACGATTTGCAGTGGGCGTCGTTCCATCGCATGGCAACACTTTCTTCGGAGTCGCTTGCGCTGTTGCAGTACACGTCGGGATCGACGGGCACGCCGAAGGGCGTGATGGTCACGCACGGAAACATCGTGGCGCAAGCCATGGCGCTCGAGAAAGCCTACCTGCACAGCATGCCCGCACGCTGGGTCGGCTGGCTGCCGCTCTTTCACGACATGGGCCTGATGGCCAATCTTTTACAGAGCTGGTGGACCGGCGGAGAGCTCACGCTCATGTCGCCCGAGGCGTTTCTGCAGCGACCCATGCGGTGGCTTCGCGCCATCTCGGCCTTTCGCGCCACGCGCAGCGGCGGCCCCAATTTCGCATTTGCGCTGTGTGCGCAAAAAGCCAAGTCCGAAGACCTCACCGGCCTGGACCTGTCGTCCCTCGCCTGCATGATCACCGGCGCCGAGCCCGTGCGTGCGCCCTCGCTGGAGGCCTTCGCCCAGGCGTTCGAGTCCTTTGGTTTTCGGAAAGAAACCTTCGCACCATGTTATGGCAGCGCCGAGGGCACGCTCTTCATTACCGGCCCCGATGCCAATGTGCGGCCTCAGGAAGGACGCTTTCGCGCACACGATCTCGAGATCGATCACAGGGCGAGTCGCGCGCGACCCGGGGACAGCAGTGCCATATCGCTCATGGCATGTGGCGTTCCACACCACGGGCTGACCACGGTGCGGGTGGTGGATCCAAATACCCACCGCGAGATGCCCGAAGGCCAAGTAGGAGAAATTTGGTTGAGGGGATTGACGATCTCACCCGGCTATTGGCATAGGCCCGAGCTGACGGAGACGAGCTTTGGCGGGCGGCTCGACGGCGATGACGCCGAGGCCTATTTCCGCACGGGCGATCTCGGCTTCTGGCTCGATGGTCAGCTTTATCCATGCACGCGCATCTCGGATCTCGTCGTGCTCCACGGACGATACCTCTTCCCGCACGATCTGGAGGAGTCCCTCGAGCGAGCACACCCTGCGATCCGTCCCGGGTGCACTGCGGCGTTCACGATCCACTCGGAAGAGCACGGCGACGGACTGGCCGTGGTCGCCGAGCTGGACCCTGCGCGCATGGCCGGCGATGGCATGGATTGCACACACGACATGGTGGCAAGCGAGATCCGGCGTGCACTCGCGCTGGAACACCAGGTGAGACCCGACGTGCTGGTGTTCATCGAACCGCGCACACTTCCGAAAACGAGCAGCGGCAAAGTACAGCGTGAACAATGCCGTGCCGATCTGCTGGCCAAGCGTCTGCGCGAAATCCATCGCGAGGATGCACTCTCGGCACCGGATTCCACGGTATCGGGAAAGCCGGCAGCTCATCGCGCCGTGGCATGA
- a CDS encoding TetR family transcriptional regulator, with product MQTRARRTNQERTEATRGELISAARQLFTERGYADTGTPDIVAAARVTRGALYHHFPDKKALLRAVIEQEAKEVADEIERAAPESLATREALLSGADAYLEAMAVAGRTRLLLLDGPAVLGHAEMAAIDKEHAERTLREGLAAAIREGDIVKVPLDALTGLLSAAFDRAALAIDAGGSARTYRTAIRAIIEGLLVRR from the coding sequence ATGCAAACGCGGGCGCGGCGAACCAACCAAGAGCGCACCGAGGCCACGAGAGGCGAACTCATCTCGGCCGCACGGCAGCTCTTCACCGAGCGAGGCTATGCCGACACGGGCACGCCCGACATCGTGGCGGCGGCACGCGTCACACGCGGGGCGCTTTACCACCACTTCCCCGACAAGAAGGCCTTGCTGCGCGCGGTGATCGAACAGGAGGCCAAAGAAGTCGCCGACGAGATCGAACGCGCCGCGCCGGAGTCACTCGCGACGCGCGAAGCGCTGCTGTCCGGTGCGGACGCGTACCTCGAGGCCATGGCGGTTGCGGGCCGCACGCGGCTTCTGCTCCTCGACGGCCCCGCGGTGCTCGGTCATGCGGAGATGGCCGCCATCGACAAAGAGCACGCCGAGCGGACCTTGCGGGAAGGCCTCGCCGCCGCCATTCGCGAAGGAGACATCGTCAAGGTTCCTCTGGACGCGCTCACCGGCCTGCTTTCCGCGGCCTTCGATCGCGCCGCCCTCGCCATCGACGCGGGCGGGAGCGCGCGGACCTACCGCACGGCCATCCGCGCGATCATCGAGGGGCTTCTCGTCCGGAGATGA
- a CDS encoding ferritin-like domain-containing protein, with the protein MKEPEAGTIERWAWDYVQCDSMAQKFEPGPVPARWEVAPPARRLLAPGRPSQLRIVRKAEKTRGMSAPSGRARALHTFLHHELQAAELMAWAVLAFPDTPEAFRAGLLRIAQDEMRHMRLYQQELARLGHTYGDFGVRDWFWERIPGSVDPAAFVAVMGLGVESANLEHTARYAAMFREAGDEEGARVQEIIGREEIAHVRFGVRWFEFFRAGLSFETWCRSLPPPLTPLLMRGKPLHREARRRAGQPEPFLDELDAWQPALPGS; encoded by the coding sequence ATGAAGGAGCCTGAGGCCGGGACGATCGAGCGCTGGGCATGGGACTACGTCCAGTGCGACAGCATGGCGCAGAAGTTCGAGCCAGGTCCCGTGCCCGCACGCTGGGAGGTCGCCCCGCCCGCACGACGGCTTCTCGCACCGGGCAGGCCTTCGCAGCTTCGCATCGTGCGCAAGGCGGAGAAAACGCGTGGCATGTCCGCACCGAGCGGGCGGGCGCGAGCGTTGCACACCTTCCTTCATCACGAGCTGCAAGCCGCCGAGTTGATGGCGTGGGCCGTCCTCGCGTTCCCCGACACGCCCGAGGCCTTTCGCGCGGGCCTTCTGCGCATCGCGCAGGATGAAATGCGGCATATGCGCCTTTACCAGCAGGAGCTGGCGCGTCTTGGCCACACCTATGGAGACTTCGGGGTGCGCGATTGGTTCTGGGAGCGCATTCCGGGCTCGGTGGATCCCGCGGCCTTCGTCGCGGTGATGGGGCTCGGCGTCGAAAGCGCCAATCTGGAGCACACCGCGCGCTACGCGGCCATGTTTCGCGAGGCGGGCGACGAAGAGGGCGCTCGCGTGCAGGAGATCATCGGTCGCGAGGAAATCGCCCACGTGCGATTTGGCGTGCGCTGGTTCGAGTTCTTTCGCGCCGGGCTTTCCTTCGAAACGTGGTGTCGTTCCCTTCCTCCGCCGCTAACGCCGCTTCTCATGCGCGGCAAACCGTTGCACCGCGAGGCACGCCGCCGCGCGGGGCAACCCGAACCTTTTTTGGACGAACTCGACGCATGGCAGCCCGCATTGCCTGGGTCCTGA
- a CDS encoding ABC transporter substrate-binding protein, producing the protein MIRRIKWSMAALSCACGMLACADILDIPSDRYVSASTADGGDAGDGRCVGNIEVRIIIDVTGPTKTLGAPYLAGEQDYFRELNENGGIKGCHINFVSTDYGYKADNAQQVYEGWKADPTWPQVVAILGYGTPDTLGLADKVAADKKPLLGGQHASLASPDAVSIDVTVPEIGQNFARNTLRTHFATNGYPYNFFAFTDYSTGARIAMFHIKTLGGKRVGFFVCDDPYCTGPAQAGRVHAESLGLDIGRVLPLQQSGQDQAAYDAAVLQYFKDEQAHKKNDDPSYNIVDWVWGGNTTTTSVQMAIALSRMKSALAGTTPPIPDVQLILNNNGFSEDMYTICGVPCVNAVHGIVPYTPYGDSSRGSSEMTRVMELHDKWRQIDAAQSGAAASSYKNVRYVQGYINAMLFRLGVEAVVSQRKPVTGENLRAALETFRNIDMGGLTDRLSYGEKDHRPQSTEAIYKIGTDGKLVREPPDRTISLESSWLGW; encoded by the coding sequence ATGATACGACGCATCAAGTGGAGCATGGCAGCACTCTCCTGCGCGTGCGGCATGCTGGCGTGCGCGGACATCTTGGACATTCCCTCTGACCGCTACGTCTCCGCCTCGACGGCGGACGGTGGAGACGCGGGCGATGGCCGCTGCGTCGGCAATATCGAGGTGCGCATCATCATCGACGTGACCGGCCCGACGAAGACGCTGGGCGCGCCCTACCTGGCCGGCGAGCAAGATTACTTCCGCGAGCTGAACGAAAATGGTGGCATCAAGGGTTGCCATATCAACTTCGTGTCCACCGACTATGGATACAAAGCCGACAATGCGCAGCAGGTCTACGAAGGGTGGAAGGCCGATCCCACGTGGCCGCAGGTGGTCGCCATTTTGGGGTACGGCACGCCGGACACCTTGGGTCTCGCCGACAAAGTCGCCGCCGACAAGAAACCGCTGCTCGGCGGGCAGCACGCTTCCCTCGCCTCCCCCGACGCGGTGAGCATCGACGTGACGGTGCCGGAGATCGGCCAAAATTTCGCACGCAACACGCTGCGAACGCACTTTGCGACCAACGGCTATCCGTACAACTTCTTCGCCTTCACGGATTATTCGACGGGCGCCCGCATTGCGATGTTCCACATCAAGACATTGGGCGGAAAGCGGGTCGGCTTCTTCGTGTGCGACGATCCCTATTGCACCGGCCCCGCGCAGGCAGGCCGGGTTCATGCCGAAAGCCTTGGCCTCGACATCGGTCGCGTCCTCCCGCTGCAGCAGAGCGGGCAAGATCAAGCCGCGTACGATGCCGCGGTGTTGCAATATTTCAAGGACGAGCAGGCGCACAAGAAGAACGACGACCCCAGCTACAACATCGTCGATTGGGTGTGGGGCGGCAATACCACGACGACGAGCGTGCAAATGGCCATTGCCCTGTCGCGGATGAAATCGGCGCTCGCAGGAACGACCCCGCCGATCCCCGACGTGCAGCTCATTTTGAACAACAACGGCTTCAGCGAGGACATGTACACGATTTGTGGGGTGCCGTGCGTCAACGCCGTGCACGGCATCGTGCCCTATACGCCCTATGGAGATTCGAGCCGCGGCTCGAGCGAAATGACCAGGGTCATGGAGCTGCACGACAAGTGGCGGCAGATCGATGCGGCCCAATCGGGCGCGGCGGCCTCTTCGTACAAGAATGTGCGCTACGTGCAGGGCTACATCAACGCCATGCTCTTCCGATTGGGCGTCGAGGCGGTGGTCAGCCAACGAAAACCGGTGACGGGCGAAAACTTGAGAGCCGCCCTCGAGACATTCCGCAACATCGACATGGGGGGACTCACGGACCGATTGTCCTATGGCGAAAAGGACCATCGGCCCCAGTCCACCGAGGCGATTTACAAAATCGGAACGGACGGCAAGCTGGTTCGCGAGCCGCCCGACCGCACCATCTCCCTGGAGAGTTCTTGGCTAGGCTGGTGA